One segment of Tamlana crocina DNA contains the following:
- a CDS encoding RNA polymerase sigma factor — protein MNKELEHSFVELLEKHQNIAHKICRLYTNNYDAHNDLFQEITIQLWKAYPKFRGDSKFSTWMYRVALNTAITLYRKSKRTIQTQDFEGVEFKIKAQDYDDTEEQQLKVLYQAVHQLNDIEKALVFLYLEDKNYKEISETLGISEVNARVKMNRIKTKLKTILNP, from the coding sequence TTGAATAAAGAACTAGAACATAGTTTTGTTGAATTGCTGGAAAAGCACCAAAATATTGCACACAAAATTTGCCGTTTGTACACCAATAATTATGATGCCCATAACGATTTATTTCAGGAAATCACCATACAGCTTTGGAAGGCCTACCCGAAATTCCGGGGCGATTCGAAATTTAGTACCTGGATGTATCGTGTAGCTTTAAACACAGCCATTACACTTTACAGAAAATCGAAACGCACTATACAAACGCAAGATTTTGAAGGTGTGGAATTCAAAATAAAAGCGCAAGATTATGATGACACAGAAGAGCAACAACTTAAAGTGTTGTACCAAGCGGTACACCAATTAAACGACATAGAAAAAGCGTTGGTTTTCTTATATCTTGAAGATAAAAACTATAAGGAAATCAGTGAAACATTAGGTATTAGCGAGGTGAATGCCCGTGTGAAGATGAATAGAATTAAAACAAAGCTAAAAACCATTTTAAATCCGTGA
- a CDS encoding anti-sigma factor: MDIKTYIESGILELYVAGVLSEKENQEVYNMMMEHPEILQEVLEIESAAIKLTSAAAPATNQSKILQAVKDHLGLSKSGKVVSITKPKYNWITYTSWAAAIILGIGLMWFSNENRQLESEIKISTTQIDLLETQIERSKTNLEKAHTLISVLRDENIAQVPLAGQGNFSSTYAKVYWDKASNRIFLDAQGLPDPPQGTVYQVWSLKLSPLTPTSLGTIDDFISDENKIFEIENANESEAFGITLEPAGGSETPTMEQLYTLGVVKS, encoded by the coding sequence ATGGACATTAAAACCTACATAGAATCTGGTATTTTAGAGCTTTACGTAGCTGGTGTTCTTTCTGAAAAAGAAAACCAAGAGGTTTACAATATGATGATGGAGCATCCAGAAATTTTACAGGAAGTTCTCGAAATAGAATCGGCTGCCATTAAATTAACCTCAGCTGCCGCTCCTGCCACAAACCAATCAAAAATTTTGCAGGCCGTAAAAGACCATTTAGGTTTAAGTAAATCAGGCAAAGTTGTTTCAATCACCAAACCAAAATACAATTGGATAACTTACACAAGTTGGGCCGCCGCCATTATTTTGGGCATAGGGCTTATGTGGTTCTCTAATGAAAACAGGCAATTGGAAAGCGAAATAAAAATTTCCACCACGCAGATAGACTTACTGGAAACACAAATTGAACGTTCCAAAACCAACTTAGAAAAAGCCCATACTTTAATTTCGGTGTTAAGAGACGAAAACATTGCCCAAGTACCATTGGCAGGACAAGGCAATTTTTCGAGTACTTACGCCAAAGTGTATTGGGATAAAGCATCAAACCGTATATTCTTGGATGCACAAGGACTTCCAGACCCTCCACAGGGCACTGTTTATCAAGTTTGGTCGTTAAAATTAAGTCCGTTAACACCAACCAGTTTGGGCACTATTGACGATTTTATTTCCGATGAAAACAAAATTTTCGAAATTGAAAACGCCAACGAGAGTGAAGCCTTTGGTATTACTTTAGAACCTGCCGGTGGAAGCGAAACCCCAACCATGGAGCAGCTATACACCCTTGGTGTAGTCAAATCTTAA
- a CDS encoding sigma-70 family RNA polymerase sigma factor: MNLEHLVEKFKQKDEKAFERLYDMYSESMHGVIFNIVRDHAIAEEVMQDVFIKAWHKADTYSSNKGRFFTWILNIARNAAIDKTRSKAFKKSKQNLDSDFFVDIIATGDSLDQKTDAIGIKKFVDKLAEKCKSVIELLYFRGYTQTEASEALNMPVGTIKTRNRNCIKELRNLVLN; encoded by the coding sequence ATGAATTTAGAACACCTTGTTGAAAAGTTCAAGCAAAAAGACGAAAAAGCTTTTGAAAGGCTTTACGATATGTACAGCGAAAGCATGCACGGTGTTATTTTCAATATTGTGAGAGACCATGCTATTGCCGAAGAAGTGATGCAAGATGTTTTTATAAAAGCATGGCACAAGGCTGATACTTATTCAAGCAACAAGGGACGGTTTTTTACTTGGATTTTGAATATAGCGCGAAATGCTGCCATAGACAAAACGCGTTCTAAGGCCTTTAAAAAATCAAAACAAAACCTTGACTCCGATTTTTTCGTAGATATAATTGCAACGGGCGACAGCCTAGACCAAAAGACCGATGCCATTGGTATTAAGAAGTTTGTTGACAAACTAGCCGAAAAGTGCAAGTCTGTTATCGAATTGTTATATTTTAGGGGCTACACCCAAACCGAAGCTTCTGAAGCCCTAAACATGCCCGTGGGCACCATAAAAACAAGAAACAGGAATTGTATTAAAGAATTGAGAAATTTGGTATTGAATTAA
- a CDS encoding YceI family protein: MIKKASIALIALAIGFVSCKENKKDNQTPETENIQSEKFVVKPEATSVKWTAYKTTDKVGVNGTFTTLNFDSKSGNSAQEALNNLEFSIPISSLFTNDATNTRDAKIKDAFFGSMINTELLKGKIEYSIGGACNASLTMNGVTHNIPLNIDIQEERRITLTGTMNLKDWNALEALEALNKVCFDLHKGADGVSKTWEDVAIEVSTYLRKS; this comes from the coding sequence ATGATAAAAAAAGCAAGTATAGCGTTAATCGCTTTAGCCATCGGATTTGTTTCTTGCAAAGAGAACAAAAAAGACAATCAAACGCCCGAAACAGAAAATATCCAATCTGAAAAATTTGTTGTAAAACCAGAAGCTACTTCTGTTAAATGGACAGCATACAAAACCACCGATAAAGTTGGGGTTAACGGCACTTTTACCACATTAAATTTCGATAGCAAATCTGGAAATTCAGCTCAAGAAGCCCTAAATAACCTCGAATTTTCTATACCAATTAGCAGCCTATTTACCAACGATGCAACCAACACCCGAGATGCCAAAATTAAAGATGCCTTTTTTGGCTCTATGATAAATACAGAGTTGCTAAAGGGAAAAATTGAATATAGTATCGGTGGCGCTTGTAACGCTTCGCTAACCATGAACGGGGTAACGCATAACATTCCTTTAAACATAGATATTCAAGAAGAAAGACGCATAACCTTAACCGGAACCATGAATCTTAAAGATTGGAATGCACTAGAAGCTTTGGAAGCCTTGAACAAAGTTTGCTTCGATCTTCATAAAGGAGCAGATGGTGTAAGCAAAACTTGGGAAGATGTTGCCATTGAGGTTAGCACTTACTTGAGAAAAAGTTAA
- a CDS encoding superoxide dismutase family protein, producing the protein MKKISIVIITLAIGLLSCKKEKKETETTEIATETRKKIKMTLVAKNDSNVSGKVVFKEEDEQVIMTAIISGLEAGQHAIHIHESSDCSAPDGTSTGGHWNPTAQPHGKWGANAGYHKGDIGNFTADENGNGTISFTTDEWCIGCNDENKNIVGKAIIVHAGADDFTSQPSGAAGARISCAGIIE; encoded by the coding sequence ATGAAAAAAATAAGCATAGTAATTATTACCCTGGCCATAGGATTATTGTCTTGTAAAAAGGAGAAAAAGGAAACTGAAACAACAGAAATAGCAACCGAAACTCGCAAGAAAATTAAAATGACCTTAGTTGCTAAAAACGATAGCAATGTGAGTGGCAAAGTGGTTTTTAAGGAAGAGGACGAACAAGTAATCATGACGGCCATAATCAGCGGGCTTGAAGCTGGACAACATGCCATCCACATCCATGAATCGTCTGACTGTTCTGCTCCCGATGGCACATCGACCGGTGGTCACTGGAACCCTACTGCACAACCTCATGGAAAGTGGGGTGCTAACGCAGGTTACCACAAAGGTGATATTGGCAACTTTACTGCAGATGAAAACGGTAACGGAACCATTTCGTTCACTACAGATGAATGGTGTATTGGTTGCAACGATGAAAATAAAAACATTGTTGGAAAAGCCATTATAGTTCATGCTGGGGCCGACGATTTTACATCTCAACCTTCGGGGGCGGCTGGTGCTCGAATAAGTTGCGCGGGAATTATAGAGTAA
- the hemN gene encoding oxygen-independent coproporphyrinogen III oxidase has product MLQSLVNKYNISGPRYTSYPTVPYWNSDTFSLEKWKDSLVKSFKESNTDEGVSLYIHLPFCESLCTFCGCNKRITKQHGVESPYIEAVLKEWSLYLGFLGKKPKIKEMHLGGGTPTFFSTENLKRLIDGILKTSEVSENHEFSFEGHPNNTTTEHLQVLYDMGFRRVSFGVQDYNETVQKAIHRIQPFENVKRVTGAARKIGYTSVGHDIIFGLPFQTLEHVQQTILKTKALLPDRLAFYSYAHVPWIKGNGQRGFDEADLPSAKLKRQQYELGKKLLAEVGYTEVGMDHFALETDSLFQSMQNGSLHRNFMGYTASKTQAMIGLGVSSISDSWYGFSQNVKKIEDYYRLLGENTIPVYRGHILSDEDLIIRKHILNLMCQFKTSWRDKTLYFKEIPDVLIKLSEMEKDQLLNINAHGIEVTPLGRPFVRNICMAFDVLLQRKQPDTQLFSMTV; this is encoded by the coding sequence ATGTTACAATCATTAGTCAATAAATACAATATTTCTGGACCGAGATACACTAGCTATCCAACGGTGCCGTATTGGAATTCGGATACTTTTTCTTTGGAAAAATGGAAAGATTCATTGGTGAAGTCGTTTAAGGAAAGTAATACCGATGAGGGCGTTAGTCTTTATATACATTTACCGTTTTGCGAAAGCTTGTGTACGTTTTGCGGATGCAATAAGCGGATTACTAAGCAACACGGCGTAGAGTCGCCATACATTGAAGCGGTTTTGAAAGAATGGAGCCTTTATTTGGGGTTTTTGGGTAAAAAGCCCAAAATTAAGGAAATGCACTTGGGGGGCGGTACGCCAACATTTTTTAGTACTGAAAATTTAAAACGGTTGATTGACGGTATTTTGAAGACTTCGGAAGTTTCTGAAAACCACGAATTCAGTTTTGAGGGGCACCCCAACAATACTACAACCGAGCATTTGCAAGTGCTTTACGATATGGGATTTCGGCGAGTGAGTTTTGGTGTTCAGGATTACAATGAAACCGTACAAAAGGCCATTCATCGCATCCAACCTTTTGAAAATGTTAAACGGGTAACCGGTGCTGCCCGAAAAATAGGCTATACCTCGGTGGGGCACGATATTATTTTTGGCTTACCGTTCCAAACCTTAGAGCACGTTCAGCAAACCATATTAAAAACCAAGGCACTGTTGCCCGACCGTTTGGCGTTTTATAGCTATGCGCATGTGCCGTGGATAAAAGGTAATGGGCAACGCGGATTTGATGAAGCCGATTTACCATCGGCAAAACTAAAGCGGCAACAGTACGAATTAGGAAAAAAACTGTTGGCCGAAGTGGGCTACACCGAAGTAGGGATGGATCATTTTGCTCTAGAAACCGATAGTTTGTTCCAATCGATGCAAAATGGGAGTTTACACCGAAATTTTATGGGCTATACAGCATCAAAAACCCAAGCCATGATTGGGTTGGGCGTATCGTCAATAAGCGATAGTTGGTACGGGTTTTCGCAAAATGTAAAGAAAATTGAGGATTATTATCGTTTGTTGGGAGAAAACACCATTCCGGTGTATCGCGGGCATATTTTAAGCGATGAAGATTTGATAATCCGAAAACATATTCTTAACTTAATGTGTCAATTTAAAACATCGTGGCGCGATAAAACCTTGTATTTTAAGGAAATTCCAGATGTGCTTATAAAGTTAAGTGAAATGGAAAAAGACCAATTGCTCAACATCAACGCCCACGGTATCGAGGTAACTCCATTAGGAAGGCCGTTTGTTAGAAATATTTGCATGGCTTTCGATGTGCTATTGCAACGAAAACAACCCGATACGCAATTGTTTTCCATGACTGTTTAA
- a CDS encoding universal stress protein has product MKTIIIPVDFSEQSEYALKTAAQLAKKFDAELLVLHMLEMSDIMLSASGGMQNQKSMFFLQLAEQKFEEFLKKDYLKGIRIKPIIKHFKVFSEVNDVAIENNADLIVMGSHGASGFKEFFVGSNTERVVRHSEIPVLVVKNDVKTTDYKSGVFACDFSEEAIEPYLKADRFFRKTGAKMNLVYVNLPNERFKSTAEIEKRVINFFTKAERSLDKMADVSYVSDYTVEGGILNFANKIHADIIAIPTHGRKGLAHFFEGSVGEDVANHANLPVVTFKI; this is encoded by the coding sequence ATGAAAACCATTATAATTCCAGTTGATTTTTCAGAACAATCAGAATACGCATTAAAAACAGCGGCACAGCTCGCCAAAAAGTTTGATGCCGAATTGTTGGTGCTACATATGCTCGAAATGTCCGACATTATGCTTTCGGCTTCGGGGGGCATGCAAAACCAAAAAAGCATGTTTTTCCTTCAGTTGGCTGAACAAAAGTTTGAGGAATTTTTGAAAAAGGACTACTTAAAAGGCATTCGAATCAAACCTATTATTAAACATTTTAAGGTGTTTAGCGAGGTTAACGATGTGGCTATTGAAAACAATGCCGACCTTATTGTTATGGGGTCTCATGGCGCTTCGGGCTTTAAGGAGTTTTTTGTGGGGTCTAATACAGAGCGGGTGGTGCGCCATTCGGAAATTCCAGTCCTTGTTGTGAAAAACGATGTGAAAACTACCGATTATAAATCGGGCGTGTTTGCTTGCGATTTTTCGGAGGAAGCTATAGAGCCTTATTTGAAAGCGGATCGATTTTTTAGAAAAACGGGGGCAAAAATGAATTTGGTGTATGTAAATTTACCCAATGAACGATTTAAAAGTACCGCAGAAATTGAAAAACGAGTGATTAACTTTTTTACCAAAGCTGAACGAAGTTTGGATAAAATGGCCGATGTGAGTTATGTGTCGGACTATACGGTTGAGGGAGGTATTTTAAATTTCGCCAATAAAATACATGCCGATATTATTGCTATTCCAACCCACGGACGAAAAGGCTTGGCACACTTCTTTGAAGGTAGTGTGGGTGAAGATGTAGCCAACCATGCTAACTTGCCTGTTGTAACTTTTAAGATATAG
- a CDS encoding TolC family protein, whose amino-acid sequence MKRFIVGFLLFISGFLTAQDSTSVISLAEYLGYVKAYHPIVKQANLVISESEAKLLKARGAFDPKVEVDYARKTFKGTEYYDKLNASFKIPTWFGIEFKGNFEENTGYYLNPESTVPTDGLYSAGVSIPVARGLLTNKRMAMLRQSKLYVNQAKADRQMLVNQILYDATLAYFDWLKTYNEKQVYEAFLTNAEMRFNGIKKSFETGDKPAIDTLEARITLNNRKLNLEKARIKFVKSTLNVSNFLWLNNDTPIELKDGMVPNTNTFETIDTTLNTAELDIESFNVENHPKLKSLDYKIKSLTIEQRLKRNNLLPQIDLQYNFLSETPEIARSFSTSAYKSGLNIYIPLFLRKERGDLKLANLKLQNTTFDLQNTKVSLKNKIDAISQELKSYSLQNQYTKAIVEDYGKMLTAEERKFFLGESSLFLVNSRESKLIDAKLKAIALENDFFNTKASLFNILAIHNPDL is encoded by the coding sequence ATGAAACGATTTATTGTAGGCTTTCTATTGTTCATTAGCGGTTTTTTGACGGCCCAAGACAGCACTTCGGTCATTTCATTAGCCGAATACCTAGGCTATGTAAAAGCCTACCACCCCATTGTAAAACAAGCCAATTTGGTGATTTCGGAAAGCGAGGCCAAACTACTCAAAGCACGTGGTGCGTTCGACCCCAAAGTAGAAGTTGATTACGCCCGAAAAACATTTAAAGGCACAGAGTATTACGACAAGCTCAACGCCTCATTCAAAATCCCGACATGGTTTGGCATTGAATTTAAAGGTAACTTTGAGGAAAACACGGGTTATTATTTGAATCCGGAATCAACAGTGCCAACCGATGGACTTTACAGCGCCGGGGTTTCCATTCCCGTGGCACGTGGGTTGCTCACCAATAAACGCATGGCCATGTTACGGCAATCTAAATTGTACGTAAACCAAGCGAAAGCAGACCGCCAAATGCTCGTGAACCAAATTTTATACGATGCCACACTCGCTTATTTTGATTGGCTAAAAACCTATAACGAAAAACAAGTTTACGAAGCCTTTTTAACCAATGCCGAAATGCGTTTTAATGGCATAAAGAAGAGTTTTGAAACCGGAGACAAACCTGCCATTGATACTTTAGAGGCACGGATAACCCTAAATAACAGAAAACTGAATCTGGAAAAAGCACGGATAAAATTTGTGAAATCGACATTAAACGTATCGAATTTTTTGTGGCTGAACAACGATACGCCCATTGAATTGAAAGATGGCATGGTTCCGAACACCAACACATTTGAAACTATTGATACTACACTCAACACCGCGGAACTGGACATTGAAAGCTTTAATGTGGAAAATCACCCCAAACTAAAGTCTTTGGACTACAAAATAAAAAGTTTAACCATTGAACAACGCCTTAAACGCAATAACCTATTACCACAGATCGATTTACAGTACAATTTTCTATCTGAAACTCCAGAAATAGCACGCTCGTTCAGCACATCAGCTTACAAAAGCGGTTTGAATATTTACATTCCGTTGTTTTTGCGGAAGGAACGTGGCGATTTAAAATTGGCTAACTTAAAATTGCAAAACACCACCTTCGACCTCCAAAACACCAAAGTAAGCCTTAAAAATAAGATTGATGCCATAAGCCAGGAATTGAAATCGTACTCTCTGCAAAACCAATACACCAAAGCCATTGTTGAAGATTACGGCAAAATGCTCACTGCCGAAGAACGCAAATTCTTTTTGGGCGAAAGTTCGTTGTTTTTGGTCAACTCAAGAGAGTCAAAACTTATTGATGCCAAACTAAAAGCCATTGCTTTAGAGAATGATTTTTTCAACACCAAAGCATCACTATTCAATATTTTGGCCATTCACAATCCCGATTTATAA
- a CDS encoding biotin/lipoyl-binding protein: MLNISPNPLNKKIDLTMFKSANKIMGKTYYKSFNKFLLAAAIIGFIVLFLPWTQNITGQGLVTTLKPNQRPQTIQSQIPGRIEEWFVQEGDFVKKGDTILRISEIKSDYFDDQLVERTNEQILAKSSSVTAYEGKIKALNRQISALESERKLKLKQAENKLMQSQLKAKSDSIDLEAAKTNLSIAERQFNRTQTLQEEGLKAVKDVEEKRLKLQETQAKLISQENKYLASQNEVINAQLELSRTNATFTDKISKAQSDMFTAQSSQFDTKAQVTKLENTYSNYKKRNSLLYVTAPQDGYINRAVTGGVGITFKEGADLVGIMPAQYDLAVETFVRPIDLPLLHIGEKVRVQFDGWPAIVFSGWPNASYGTYGAKITAIERFISDNGKYRVLLAPDESDHTWPKDIRVGSGARTIALLEDVPIWFELWRQVNSFPPNYYQPATNKTASKKDKK, encoded by the coding sequence ATGCTCAATATATCTCCAAACCCATTGAATAAAAAAATAGACTTGACCATGTTTAAGTCTGCCAATAAAATAATGGGCAAAACCTATTATAAATCGTTTAACAAGTTTTTGTTGGCCGCAGCTATAATTGGCTTTATTGTGCTTTTCCTCCCTTGGACGCAAAACATCACCGGGCAAGGATTGGTAACCACCTTAAAACCCAACCAACGCCCACAAACCATACAATCGCAAATTCCCGGCCGTATTGAAGAATGGTTTGTACAAGAGGGTGATTTTGTAAAAAAAGGCGATACCATTTTAAGGATTTCCGAGATAAAAAGCGACTATTTTGACGACCAACTTGTTGAGCGCACCAATGAGCAAATCTTGGCAAAATCATCATCAGTTACAGCTTATGAAGGCAAAATTAAAGCTTTGAACCGACAAATTTCAGCATTAGAAAGTGAGCGAAAACTCAAACTGAAGCAAGCGGAAAACAAACTGATGCAATCGCAACTTAAAGCAAAAAGCGATAGCATAGATTTGGAAGCCGCAAAAACCAACCTGAGTATTGCAGAGCGCCAGTTTAACCGAACACAAACCTTACAGGAAGAAGGGCTTAAAGCCGTGAAGGATGTGGAGGAAAAACGCTTAAAACTTCAGGAAACACAGGCGAAACTGATTTCACAGGAAAACAAATATCTAGCCAGCCAAAACGAGGTTATCAATGCACAATTGGAACTATCGAGAACCAACGCCACCTTTACCGACAAAATATCGAAAGCGCAAAGCGATATGTTTACGGCACAATCCAGTCAATTCGATACCAAGGCACAGGTTACCAAACTTGAAAACACCTATTCTAATTACAAAAAAAGAAACAGTCTTTTATACGTAACGGCTCCCCAAGATGGCTATATAAACCGTGCTGTAACAGGCGGTGTCGGGATTACTTTTAAAGAAGGCGCCGACCTTGTGGGCATTATGCCAGCACAATACGATTTGGCCGTTGAAACCTTCGTTAGACCTATAGATTTACCACTTTTACACATTGGGGAAAAAGTGCGCGTACAGTTTGACGGATGGCCAGCTATTGTTTTTAGTGGATGGCCCAACGCCTCCTACGGAACTTACGGCGCCAAAATAACGGCCATTGAACGTTTTATAAGTGACAACGGGAAATATAGAGTATTGTTGGCTCCCGATGAATCCGACCATACTTGGCCAAAAGATATTAGAGTGGGATCGGGCGCAAGAACCATTGCGTTATTGGAAGATGTGCCTATTTGGTTCGAACTTTGGAGGCAAGTTAACAGTTTCCCGCCTAACTACTATCAACCAGCAACCAATAAAACGGCTTCAAAAAAAGATAAAAAATGA
- a CDS encoding ATP-binding cassette domain-containing protein — MEHTKMTPWKRLIGLLQLEKRDIRQIFYYAIFSGIVALSLPLGIQAIINLIQGAQVSTSWIILVILVTLGVAFSGALQLMQLRIIETIQQRIFTRSSFELAYRFPKIKMAELRNYYPPELANRFFDTLTIQKSLSKILIDVPTAVLQIIFALILLSFYHPFFIVFGILLLVLVFVVFKFTAQKGLETSLKESKNKYKVAHWIQEIARSVISFKLSGSTNLGMSKNDLLVNDYLKSRESHFSILMLQFIQMISFKVIVTASLLLIGGALVLNQEMNIGQFVAAEIIILLVIASVEKLILGLEPFYDTLTSLEKIGQIVDKELESQEGNSPSFSKGIHIELDQVSYEVSNRKKPILKDISFNINAQSRILIQGESGAGKSTLLQLISGVIKATSGHIYINDMSIDSLHINFYRSQLGLSLSHETPFEGTIRENLTFGNSEIPDEELYEVLDIVGLKPFIRDQDKGLDTVLYPDGKQMSYTISKKLVLARAIIKKPKLLILEDALDRFHQAETNTIIDYLSHKDRPWGLIVVSSSSAWIDKCTELINLDRGTIKFKRS, encoded by the coding sequence ATGGAACACACAAAAATGACGCCTTGGAAACGCTTAATCGGTCTGCTTCAACTAGAAAAACGAGATATCCGGCAAATTTTTTATTATGCCATTTTTTCGGGTATTGTAGCTCTATCATTACCTTTAGGCATCCAGGCCATCATTAATTTAATACAAGGTGCCCAAGTATCTACCTCGTGGATCATTCTGGTTATTTTGGTAACATTGGGCGTAGCTTTTTCAGGGGCTTTGCAACTCATGCAACTGCGCATTATCGAAACCATCCAACAACGTATTTTCACACGTTCGTCGTTCGAGTTGGCCTATCGTTTCCCGAAAATAAAAATGGCCGAACTGCGCAATTATTACCCGCCCGAGTTGGCCAATCGTTTTTTCGATACGCTCACCATTCAAAAAAGTTTATCTAAAATATTGATTGATGTTCCCACGGCAGTACTTCAGATTATTTTTGCACTCATTCTGTTATCATTTTACCATCCGTTTTTTATCGTTTTTGGCATCTTATTGTTGGTATTGGTTTTTGTAGTTTTCAAATTCACCGCGCAAAAGGGACTGGAAACCAGCTTAAAAGAATCGAAAAACAAATACAAAGTAGCCCACTGGATTCAAGAAATTGCAAGATCGGTTATCAGCTTTAAACTTTCAGGAAGTACCAATTTAGGAATGAGTAAAAACGACCTTTTGGTAAATGATTATTTAAAATCGAGAGAAAGCCACTTTAGCATCCTTATGCTCCAATTCATCCAAATGATTAGCTTTAAAGTCATCGTTACCGCCAGTTTATTGCTTATTGGTGGGGCTTTGGTACTTAACCAAGAAATGAATATCGGGCAATTTGTTGCTGCCGAAATCATCATTCTTTTGGTGATTGCTTCGGTGGAAAAATTGATTTTGGGACTGGAACCCTTTTACGACACCCTCACCTCTTTAGAGAAAATTGGGCAAATTGTTGACAAAGAACTGGAAAGCCAAGAAGGCAATTCACCTTCATTTTCAAAAGGCATCCATATTGAGCTTGACCAAGTTTCCTATGAAGTTTCCAACCGAAAAAAACCCATATTAAAAGATATTTCATTCAACATTAATGCACAAAGTAGAATTTTAATACAAGGGGAAAGTGGCGCGGGAAAATCCACTTTGCTGCAATTAATTTCAGGGGTAATCAAGGCCACTTCTGGCCATATTTATATAAACGATATGTCTATCGACAGTCTTCACATTAATTTTTACAGATCGCAATTGGGGTTGTCGCTCTCTCACGAAACACCTTTTGAGGGCACAATTAGGGAAAATTTAACCTTCGGAAATTCTGAAATTCCAGACGAAGAACTTTATGAAGTGCTCGACATTGTTGGCTTGAAACCGTTTATAAGAGATCAGGACAAAGGATTAGACACAGTACTTTACCCCGACGGCAAACAAATGAGTTACACCATTTCCAAAAAATTGGTTTTGGCCCGCGCCATTATCAAAAAGCCCAAATTGCTCATTCTTGAAGATGCTTTAGATCGTTTCCATCAAGCCGAAACCAACACTATTATTGATTATTTATCGCACAAAGACCGACCTTGGGGGCTTATCGTGGTAAGCAGCAGCAGCGCTTGGATAGATAAATGCACCGAACTCATCAATTTAGATCGTGGAACCATCAAATTTAAACGTAGTTAA
- a CDS encoding TetR/AcrR family transcriptional regulator — translation MKNLLSNLKISVPDKIYVKDPESSELGKRIVENGILLIDELGFDSFTFKKLGIKIGSNESSIYRYFESKHKFLLYLSSWYWAWIEYQLVFETHSLSLCDKLEKAIDVVTRNTKEDSNFSHINEVVLNRIMINENSKSFLTKEVDQENKEGYFVIYKRIVHRLRDMIKEINPNYEFPSTLASTIIDGSLHQHFLKDHFASITDCKTGDTPTLFYKNLVLKTLNT, via the coding sequence ATGAAAAATTTACTTTCTAATTTAAAAATTTCTGTACCTGACAAGATTTATGTGAAAGATCCCGAGTCGTCAGAATTGGGGAAGCGCATCGTGGAAAATGGCATCCTTTTGATTGATGAACTTGGGTTTGACAGTTTCACCTTTAAAAAATTAGGCATTAAAATTGGATCTAACGAAAGTTCCATTTACCGTTACTTTGAGAGCAAGCATAAATTTCTGCTGTACTTATCGTCGTGGTATTGGGCATGGATCGAATACCAATTGGTTTTTGAAACCCATAGTTTGAGCTTGTGCGACAAACTGGAAAAAGCCATTGATGTGGTTACCCGAAACACTAAGGAAGACTCTAATTTTTCACATATCAATGAGGTGGTTTTAAACCGAATAATGATCAACGAAAATTCAAAATCCTTTTTAACAAAGGAAGTTGACCAAGAAAACAAAGAGGGCTATTTTGTGATTTACAAGCGCATTGTACACCGCCTTAGGGATATGATAAAAGAGATAAACCCCAATTACGAATTTCCGTCAACGCTTGCCAGCACTATTATTGATGGTAGCTTGCACCAACATTTTTTAAAGGATCATTTTGCATCGATAACCGATTGCAAAACGGGCGATACCCCAACCCTATTTTACAAAAACCTTGTACTAAAAACGCTGAACACTTAA